One Littorina saxatilis isolate snail1 linkage group LG11, US_GU_Lsax_2.0, whole genome shotgun sequence genomic window, ctttcaccGTGATGGTGTTGCTAGCCATTGCTAGATCACACAGTGCTGCTTCCCTTTCACCGTGATGGTGTTGCTAGCCATTGCTAGATCACACAgtgttgcttccctttcaccGTGATGGTGTTGCTAGCCATTGCTAGATCACACAGTGTAGCTTCCCTTTCACCGTGATGGTGTTGCTAGCCATTGCTAGATCACACAgtgttgcttccctttcaccGTGATGGTGTTGCAAGCCATTGCTAGATCACACAgtgttgcttccctttcaccGTGATGGTGTTGCTAGCCATTGCTAGATCACACAGTGTTGAGTTgtgttgcttccctttcaccGTGATGGTGTTGCTAGCCATTGCTAGATCACACAgtgttgcttccctttcaccGTGATGGTGTTGCTAGCCATTGCTAGATCACACAgtgttgcttccctttcaccGTGATGGTGTTGCTAGCCATTGCTAGATCACACAgtgttgcttccctttcaccGTGATGGTGTTGCTAGCCATTGCTAGGTCACACAGTGCTGCTTCCCTTTCACCGTGATGGTGTTGCTAGCCATTGCTAGATCACACAgtgttgcttccctttcaccGTGATGGTGTTGCTAGCCATTGCTAGATCACACAGTGCTGAGTTgtgttgcttccctttcaccGTGATGGTGTTGCTAGCCATTGCTAGATCACACAgtgttgcttccctttcaccGTGATGGTGTTGCTAGCCATTGCTAGATCACACAgtgttgcttccctttcaccGTGATGGTGTTGCTAGCCATTGCTAGATCACACAgtgttgcttccctttcaccGTGATGGTGTTGCTAGCCATTGCTAGATCACACAGTGCTGAGTTGTGTTACTTCCCTTTCACCGTGATGGTGTTGCTAGCCATTGCTAGATCACACAgtgttgcttccctttcaccGTGATGGTGTTGCTAGCCATTGCTAGATCACACAGTGCTGAGTTGTGTTACTTCTCTTTCACCGTGATGGTGTTGCTAGCCATTGCTAGATCACACAgtgttgcttccctttcaccGTGATGGTGTTGCTAGCCATTGCTAGATCACACAGTGCTGAGTTGTGTTACTTCTCTTTCACCGTGATGGTGTTGCTAGCCATTGCTAGATCACACAgtgttgcttccctttcaccGTGATGGTGTTGCTAGCCATTGCTAGATCACACAGTGCTGAGTTGCGTTGCTTCCCTTTCACCGTGATGGTGTTGCTAGCCATTGCTAGATCACACAGTGTTGCTTCTCTTTCACCGTGATGGTGTTGCTAGCCATTGCTAGGTCACACAgtgttgcttccctttcaccGTGATGGTGTTGCTAGCCATTGCTAGATCACACAgtgttgcttccctttcaccGTGATGGTGTTGCTAGCCATTGCTAGATCACACAGTGCTGAGTTgtgttgcttccctttcaccGTGATGGTGTTGCTAGCCATTGCTAGGTCACACAGTGTTACTTCCCTTTCACCGTGATGGTGTTGCTAGCCATTGCTAGATCACACAgtgttgcttccctttcaccGTGATGGTGTTGCTAGCCATTGCTAGATCACACAGTGTAGCTTCCCTTTCACCGTGATGGTGTTGCTAGCCATTGCTAGATCACACAGTGCTGAGTTGCGTTGCTTCCCGTTACAGTAgtaccccaattttaagacaTCAAAATGCTGACAAAACAAGGTCTCAAcaatgagggagtcttaaaacagaggtaaatttacagaggctataaaaaaaatctcaaaatataaggtcttaaaaaggaggcagtcttaaaTTGGGTCTTGAAAGGGGAGTTGTGCTTGCTGTGACTGCAACAAGGGTCACATTGTGACTGCAACAAGGGTTACATTGTGACTGCAACAAGGGTCACATTGTGACTGCACAACAAGGGTCACATTGTGATTGCACAACAAGGGTCACATTGTGACTGCAACAAGGGTCACATTGTGACTGCACAACAAGGGTCACATTGTGACTGCACAACAAGGGTCACATTGTGACTGCACAACAAGGGTCACATTGTGACTGCACAACAAGGGTCACATTGTGACTGCACAACAAGGGTCACATTGTGACTGCACAACAAGGGTCACATTGTGACTGCAACAAGGGTCACATTGTGACTGCACAACAAGGGTCACATTGTGACTGCACAACAAGGGTCACATTGTGACTGCACAACAAGGGTCACATTGTGACTCCACAACAAGGGTCACATTGTGACTGCAACAAGGGTCACATTGTGACTGCACAACAAGGGTCACATTGTGACTGCACAACAAGGGTCACATTGTGACTGCACAACAAGGGCAACATTGTGACTGCAACAAGGGTCACATTGTGACTGCAACAAGGGTCACATTGTGACTGCAACAAGGGTCACATTGTGACTGCACAACAAGGGTCACATTGTGACTGCACAACTAGGGTCACATTGTGACTGCACAACAAGGGTCACATTGTGACTGCACAACAAGGGTCACATTGTGACTGCAACAAGGGTCACATTGTGACTGCACAACAAGGGTCACATTGTGACTGCACAACAAGGGTCACATTGTGACTGCACAGCAAGGGTCACATTGTGACTGCACAACAAGGGTCACTGTCAGGAATGAATTATCTACAATACCGACTGTCAGTCAGAAGGCTACTATTTCATTTATACGCATTCGTTATTCTCCTCCGATTCATTCcaacaataaaagaaaaaaacgtggAGCTCAATATGTTTATATAGCTCACTGGTAAAGCATGTACATATATCAAACGTTCAGgattcacacacatatacacaatacGCCCAGGGTTCTAGATGAGTAAATTAATGTGTTACCCCATCACCAGAACAGCGTAGTGTAGTTCATCTGTTTCTCCATCACCCAGCCGACGCGGCGACTCCTGGCGTGGTCCATAAAGTCCGGTTAAGATCACGTCGCTCTGCTTCGTGCATCTTCATCTCTTCATGCGTCTGCTTGAATGTTCAGACAAGCTCTCGCGAATTCCATCTTCTGTCTCTGGGAAGACTCCTGTGAAAGTAATTCTTGAGTCAGTATTTCCATAGGCATAACACACACAGCAATTCACTCATCATTCACCCTGGGCTGTAATAGGGCCTTTTACAGCTGACCGCGCGCTGAGTCATttcgagttactccccttgggtACGGGCAAACTCGCTGTCGATACTGTTACTGGATACAGACGAGATGGTCTGCTGCAACTTGTGAAAACTGCACAGCAGTTGGAACTACCGATCGATCCGGATTTTACAAGACAGGACGTGCAAGAAAAACTTTCCGAAAAACTTCGACAGATCGGATTTCCACCACGCGATCCTTTTACATCCGAAAAAAGTGACCCATCAAACGCACCCAGGATCGGTGTTGTTGACATCCTGAACTATCTGATTGAGAAAAAGAACGATTTCGACCAGAAGAAGGCGAAAGCTTACAAATCCTTTGAAGATATATCGCCTTTTTTATGGCCATGTGCTCAACTTGAGATACATACATGCAGAAGTGGAAAAGTTTTTCGTCTACACCGCGGAGGTAAaaccgacacagaggcagacaacctACCTGCACACTTCCTCATATAAACTGTGCATAATCGTCAGCGAAGATGGGGACATTCTGCTGGGATTTTGCCAGTGTCCGGGGGGGGGCAAGTACTTACATTTCACAACATAGGCATGTTATTATtcatattgttattgttagtattgttactcctcactgaaaccaagtaaagcaggctgttcaccctcaataatgcttttactgtattagtactgtcacagtatgtttgcatgcatacatgcaaatattagttagcttccatgaaatattgaatAAATCCCCATTTCACAGCACTAGGATGGGATGTATGGCACTTTGAATCACTAACAGTAGCACTGCCTCTTCAATACCCATCTCCTTTTTGAAACTGAAGAGTATACGTATGGACCAGTGGCAGTGAATGGTTAATGATCATATGGGTTGCTCTGATTTCATTCATGATCAGGtacatttggttttttttaaccacacaaacacttagacaacaattattagagtatgagtttttccgcgttttgattttcatttaaatccaagtcacagcttctgttttatgatgagtgatgtagtttgaaacacttggacaacaattattagagtatgagtttttccgcgttttgattttcatttaaatccaagtcacagcttctgttttatgatgagtgatgtagtttgacacacttggacaacaattatcagagtatgagtttttccgcgttttgattttcatttaaatccaagtcacagcttttGTTCAagttatgatgagtgatgtaatttgaaacacttggacaacaattatcagagtatgagtttttccactttttgattttcatttaaatccactcTGGAGTCACagtttctgttttatgatgagtgatgtagtttgaagtgttggtattaaattttcactgacaatcattctgtgctggtattcccattttcacctgcagggtTATGAAATATATGGGGAGAAACTTGGTCAGTAAAATCATCTTCACGCGTGAACTGAAaattgtctctgtttaaaattacaatgtatttcgtgaacagaacacacagaatgcccttgcatgatttaaaactgcctgctgtgaatactgttgtcatactatgaattttcttttgagaaaaacaaaagaatgaaaagcttttaacTAGCTTGTGAATGAGCCTCTTACTTCTATGTGGGGCTAGGtgctttgaactatttttaatgcctgaaaaggatagtgatggaaatcactagtttaatgtcaggtgtgacatatactattgattgaactattttttttattaatctgcaattttgttacaacctactttgtttatttggtgacaaGCTAGTGGGAGGCACTTTTTAGTGCTTGAATAGTACTGTGATGCACATTATTTATCATTTCAGTCTAGTCATACTCATGATTACAACCAATAGTTCTTGTGAGCTCGGCTTGTACAGTTATGTGATGTCTCTCAAGTCTTTTTCCTTGAGGCAAACCATTTTTCCTTTGAACGACACATAGTTCAGTttgaccatttttttttttcctttttgtgttcttgttgtatgcaactgcaagcaccgagctgtcatgctttttgtctgatTTCAGACCATATTCTTTGGGCCATTTGTAtgctgaagtagttttgtttttctgccacTTTTGTCAGATTGTGTTTTTGGAGTGAGAttcatgttcaaaattttaGACAAGATTAAAAGAATGATCCTGTTTCTTAAATGCCTTCGTGTTCATTGGTTTGTAGACTATGTGTCACTTGCTGTCtagtttttcaatgaaattgttttgctaACTAGCTGCAGTATCACACTTTGGTTTATGGGGATATGAAAAAGCTACATTAAAACCAtttcttcctctctcagcacataAAGTCAAAGCATGGTACAATCTTTTTTGTTCCATTTATACTTAGGAAGAAAAGCAGCATGTCATTTTCAAGTGCCCCCCGACGAAGTGTTTTGTGCAAATGTAGGTgtctttgttgactttttcgatGTTGAACCTCTCGATCGTTCTTCCACATAGTTTAATCCATTTTCGGCACTTTTCTAAATCTCTAGAGGGTTTGGAAAACGGTACCCATCCAACACCGACCATGTGTGATCTCTCACGGTGTCTTAAATCACTTCCACACACGCCATAACAGCAATGTTTGTGCACCATCGTACGGCTCCACCATTCAAACAACGCGCAAAAGTGGCTGATTTTGCCCGAGGCACAGCgggccaaggtcaaggtcgcctaGAATAGCCTTGGTGTAAAAGGCCCTATTACACTCTacattcaaccacacacacacgaattctTAAATAACTACTGTCAATACTAATATCAATTCCCATCCATGTCCGAGTTATTTATCCACACATTAAACAACTATTCAGAATATCCAGATTAAGAACTAGTACAATGAACACTTAAGTTAACATAACAGCGAATATGAAGAATGCTTATTCATAAACATACTAGTGTTCCTTAGCGAAAAAATATCATGAAAAATAGTTTACCTGAGCACGCGAGCAAAGAATCTTCCCCGACTTGCCGCTTACATGTTCAATGGGCAAGTGAAGCTAACAGCTTAGGTGACTGGCGACACAAGTCTAACACCTCACCTTACAAAAAATGGACATTCAGGTTTTTCACCTGTTGCACGTGAGTGGTGGAGACTCGGCTCTACAGGTAACAGTACAGGCCCCATAATCATGGTCCAACAGGCATGCGAATCAATAATAATGTTTTTCGCGATACGAGTCTACTTCTGTCAATTAATGCATACTAATAACAGCATCATTTCATCATTAATTAAGTACTCATATTACATACATGTTCATACATAAAACCCATAAATGTCATATCTGACAGTCACATTGTGACTGCACAACAAGGGTCACATTGTGACTGCACAACAAGGGTCACATTGTGACTGCACAACAAGGGTCACATTGTGACTGCAACAAGGGTCACATTGTGACTGCACAACAAGTGTCacattgtgtgtgttcagtgcTGTACAACAAGTGTCacattgtgtgtgttcagtgcTGTACAACAAGTGTCacattgtgtgtgttcagtgcTGTACAACAAGTGTTctattgtgtgtgttcagtgcTGTACAACAAGGGTTCTGTGCTGTACAACAAGGGTCACATTGTGTGTGTTAAGTGCTGTACAACAAGGATCTCATTGTTCGTGTTCAGTGCTGTACAACAAGGGTCacattgtgtgtgttcagtgcGGTGCTGTGCAACACTACAAGGGTCacattgtgtgtgttcagttcgGTACAACAAGGGTCACATTGTGTTTGTTCATTGCGGTACAACAAGGGTcacattgtgtgtgttcattgcgGTACATCAAGGGTcacattgtgtgtgttcattgcgGTACAACAAGGGTCacattgtgtgtgttcagtgcTGTACAACAAGGGTCacattgtgtgtgttcagtgcTGTACAACAAGGGTCACATTGTGTATGTTCATTGCGGTACAACAAGGGTCacattgtgtgtgttcagtgcGGTGCCGTGGAGTACAGGTTGCAGGGTCAGGTGGACGTCCTGCTGTTCAACCCTCCCTACGTTGTCACCCCTTCCTCTGaggtaactgtgtgtgtgtgtgtgtgtgtgtgtgtgtgggtgtgtgtgtgtgtgtatgtgcatgtatgtgtttgtgtgtgtgtatgcgcgtgtatgtgtatgtgtgtgtgtgtgtgtgagttgtcacttgtgtgtttgtgcatgtgtacataAAGCAGTGCAAGGGGGATGTTGGGTGGCTCGCTTTGTACAGATGATGGTGTGTCCAGTCTAGAGTGAAATGTCAATGtttctaaggccaaaaaaaatagggtaggaaggtaggcaatcactttttttttgttttaacttttttttctaatgtgtacaaattaaacctacttgacagggaaataagtgtgcaactcgagcgctttcgctttcattgcgttttctgcactcgttttcttgtttttttggtttttttgtgacaaatgtaataaaaagttatagggtcgtcccctaaaaatagggtaggtcgggttaccgtaaccatacctttttttttttaggcctaatgaaAATTGTCTAATGGATTAGAGATAGCTCAGTCATAGCGGCTCTGACTTCAAAACCAGTGTGTTGCAATCAGCATGGATACGACCCCCGCGTTCAGCGAGGATACGACCCCCGCGTTCAGCCAGGGATTTATTTTCCATAGTTGCTTTGGTGCAGATTACCCTCTGGGTCTGAACACCGCCGTGTGCACgcaaaaagatcccaagttcacaacAAAAAGTCTTGGGTCTTGGGTCTTGGGTCTTGGGTCTTGGGTCTTGGGTCTTGGGTCTTGGGTCTTCGGTCTCGGGTCTCGGGTCTCGGGTCTCGGGTCTTGGGTCTCGGGTCTCGGGTCTTGGGTCTTGGGTCTCGGGTCTTGGGTCTTGGGTCTCGGGTCTCGGGTCTTGGGTCTCGGGTCTTGGGTCTTGGAAACATAagcacacgcatgcaggaaagaAAACATATTGGGTTAgctctgtactgtatggcagttagctctgtactgtatggcagttagctctgtactgtatggcagtcagctctgtactgtatggcagttagctctgtactgtatggcagttagctctgtactgtatggcagttagctctgtactgtatggcagttagctctgtactgtatggcagttagctctgtactgtatggcagttagctctgtactgtatggcagtcagctctgtactgtatggcagttagctctgtactgtatggcagttagctctgtactgtatggcagttagctctgtactgtatggcagtgAGCTCTGTCCTGTATGGCAGTCAgctctgtactgtatggcagttagctctgtactgtatggcagttagctctgtactgtatggcagtcagctctgtactgtatggcagttagctctgtactgtatggcagttAGCTCTGTGCTGTATGGCAGTTTGCTTTCCCAATGAGAAAGCCACCCGAACTTACATGAGGGTAACCTGACAGGACGATATGAAACGTTATCCTTATCCTTACTTAACTTTGACCTTGAGTCTACCGTGCTGTTTCAGGTGAGCAGTGGGGGCATCGAAGCGTCGTGGGCAGGAggggtcaaaggtcgggaggtcACAGATCGCTTGCTGCCACGTGTGGGTCGGCTGCTGTCACCACGTGGAGTCTTCTACCTCATCGTCCTCAGGGAGAATGTTGTGGGTAGGTAGAGCTGgcatggtgagagagagagagagagagagagagagagagagagagagagagagagagagagagagagagagagagagagagagagagagagagagagtgcaaggGAGAGCAAGGGAGATAAAGTGAGAgcgagggagacagagagagagagacagactgcaAGGGAGATTTAGGgttagagtgagagagacagagagagagagagacagagagaggactAGGGAGACAGAGTGAGAGCGAGGGAGATAGACAGGCATGGAGTCTTCCACTTCATAGTTATAGGAGAAAATGTTGCAGGTAGGTACGTAGAGCTAGCAAGgagcgtctgtgtgtgtctgtgtgggtgccCGCGAATGTGTTTCTGTGAGTCTGTGGCTAAATGTGTTGCTATATCAGGCTTGATAATGCGtgtggctatgtgtgtgtgcagaggagATCGAGACCGCGATGAAACATCAGGGCTTCACCATGACAACCGTCATCACCCGCAAGGCTGGCCGAGAACACCTGTCTGTTGTCAAGTTTCATCGTGTCAGATAGCAGACAACACCTGTTTGTTGTCAAGTTTCACCATGTCAGATAGCAGACAACACCTGTCTGTTGTCAAGTTTCACCATGTCAGATAGCAGAGAACACCTGTCTGTTGTCAAGTTTCACCGTGTCAGATAGCAGACAACACCTGTCTGTTGTCAAGTTTCACGGTGTCAGATAGCAGACAACACCTGTCTGTTGTCAAGTTTTACTGTGTCAGATAGCAGACAACACCTGTCTGTTGTCAAGTTTCACGGTATCAGATAGCAGACAGCACCTGTCTGTTGTCAAGTTTCACCATGTCAGATAGCAGAGAACACCTGTGTGTTGTCAAGTTTTACTGTGTCAGATAGCAGACAACAACTGTCTGTTGTCAAGTTTCATGGTGTCAGATAGCAGACAACACCTGTCTGTTGTCAAGTTTCCTCGTGTCAGATAGCAGTGAACACCTGTCTGTTGTCAAGTTTCACGGTGTCAGATAGCAGAGAACACCTGTCTG contains:
- the LOC138979360 gene encoding methyltransferase N6AMT1-like isoform X2, with the translated sequence MNMAGDKSLFSTPTVRHATSRDYDDVYEPAEDSFLMLDALEQELDVLRSMKCTDINPKAADFARRTGRENNVLIHPVLCDLCGAVEYRLQGQVDVLLFNPPYVVTPSSEVSSGGIEASWAGGVKGREVTDRLLPRVGRLLSPRGVFYLIVLRENVVEEIETAMKHQGFTMTTVITRKAGREHLSVVKFHRVR
- the LOC138979360 gene encoding methyltransferase N6AMT1-like isoform X1, which produces MNMAGDKSLFSTPTVRHATSRDYDDVYEPAEDSFLMLDALEQELDVLRSMKPTVCVEVGCGSGVCITFLARLLGPQAFCLCTDINPKAADFARRTGRENNVLIHPVLCDLCGAVEYRLQGQVDVLLFNPPYVVTPSSEVSSGGIEASWAGGVKGREVTDRLLPRVGRLLSPRGVFYLIVLRENVVEEIETAMKHQGFTMTTVITRKAGREHLSVVKFHRVR